TGTATATCCATGTACTTTGATTAAACTTCCTCCTTGTATTTTGGTCACAGAGATCAGATGCATAGCTTCCAGTTTGCGGATCAAACGATTGATCGAACCGATATTGATACCGGACATATCCGCTAATTGCTGTTGTGTTCCAACATACTCGCCCCTTTTACACGGCACTTTCCGTCCGTTTAAATTGGCACAACCATCAGCAAAAAAACAAATGTCGAACAACAACAAATGAAGCTGTCCCAACTGACGGGTAGCTGGATTTTTTATCAAATTCAGTGTATACCGTGGAATTTTCACATAAGACAATCCCATTAAATCGATAGCCTGATTCTCATTGACTGACCGGAACTCATTCATAGCATC
This is a stretch of genomic DNA from Parabacteroides chongii. It encodes these proteins:
- a CDS encoding helix-turn-helix domain-containing protein; the protein is MNEFRSVNENQAIDLMGLSYVKIPRYTLNLIKNPATRQLGQLHLLLFDICFFADGCANLNGRKVPCKRGEYVGTQQQLADMSGINIGSINRLIRKLEAMHLISVTKIQGGSLIKVHGYTSLIDVPEVKKYSQKKKGKQEVVVDLFAEARRLYGGGDPIN